In the Ranitomeya imitator isolate aRanImi1 chromosome 2, aRanImi1.pri, whole genome shotgun sequence genome, atggcgatggtatgaggtgcagtcaataacgaggacacagggttgcagtctctttacctctttactggtgacttcaggatccgcaatccagagcacagttaacagggctgtctgagaccggccggtccgaaggcacatccagagttccctttgcaggtggaaatcgttgcctaccactagcgcctgtgtgttgtagtgcttccctgctgagcattcgggatagtcctcacaacttctgttctcgttctttctattctccgtcccccaagtttgttatggctaggacgcactcgtttgacgggtaggctcggagctattctgggaccctagagacgcccctctccacggtttccccctatgtctgcttaggtgatgtaaggtagacagccaacctataattaactgtcctgcggtatttgaattaaggcataaagtcagttacttcctcggtgttccgggcaccggctacgcgcctcagtaggatgttgccgttcttggggcacgactcctcctggctctcctttgtgcttgatctcgtttctcactgtccacaatatccttcgctttgtgtcctttctaaggataccgccgcaaggtagtgcaggcgcggttccgtttcattctgtccttgtcgctaagtctctgccaggttcccacgcctgacagggactcccctaaagtctcccccgcaacaccccctaccacgggatgttgcctgggcaaaacccagtcagcttctgttccaacttcctatccaacccctagttttaccagtgtgaggagtggcctaataaatgaaaccttttgctccccttagtggccggagtgtgaagtgtagtgtatgcttgtgatacctggtcagatgaactcctttagtgccatcagacgtaccatcactccccttagtggcagagcgatgttactgcaacgaccaggtctctggagcGCTGCACTTGTATCTTTAAAAAGTTGGAAATCATATTCAATAAAAACaaacctgatttaaaaaaaaaaaaaaaaaaagccgtctTTGAATTCTGGGCAGAGACAGGGAAACCTGCTATAGACTACAACTGGAGATATGGGTCTCAGCTCAACACCATGTCAGAGGTATAAGAGTGCACTTTCCCTTTAATTAAGGTGCAGACAAAAAACCCCACAATGATCAAATCAAAAGTAAATAAGAGAAgacagcagagccgagtgtgttgtAGCCATTTATGTAGTTGATGGTTATTTCAGCTGAAGAGGAAGCTTAGCTCTAGCAACAACCGTCCCCCGTCAGCAAGCTATTGAGTAGCAGGGTTCTTTGTAAAAAGATCAATACACAGCCTTCAACATAAACGAGAAGTAGACGTCTCCCACTATGATTCTCTCATCAGGACAAAAGTGTTAAAATAATTACCACCCCCTCCGCCAACAAGGTTTTCATCATATCGCACCGCAATATAAAGGAGACCTCGCCAACACAGGAGAGGTTATACTGATGCAAGAGGGACCTGCAAAGTGGTTAACGCagtcacagtattttttttttcttttacatttttcaaTAACACATACAATAATTTAAAATATATAATTTCTGTTTCAGCAACTGAAATAATAGCTTTGGCAAAACAATTTAGACAAAAGGGAGGCGTCGGATGATGCCCACCCCCCACTGAAGATAGGGGAAGGGTAGATCCAGATCGACCAGCAGCTTTAGCCAACAACCTGTGGCTTTGCCATCCACCATTATGGTCAGAGGTTGAGTTGTGCTTGGTGCTTCAATTATGCGACACGGCTGGTTGTAACAGAGCAGAGTCCACCAATGTGTCCGTTCCTGTACCCGTTCGTCATGCATATTTACATTACCACTTAGAAAAGGTTGGTAAGAAAAAGAGAGACACAAAGAGAGAGATCAAGTTCAGGATAGACAAGAAGGTGCTCGAGTAGACAATACTACAAGGGGATGCAAGAAGTCACCAAGACGGATAGAAGGAAGATGTAAGCGATGGCCGGTCGGTCTAAGTGGCGCCATCGATCACAGTCTATGTCGCTGATATCGAACATTGTCTGGATATAGAAATGGCTGAATCTGAAATTTGCTGCCCCAGATCTTACATCTCCCACCATCTGAGGTAATACTGCAACCGTAATACCAGTTCTCCAGGGCAATCCCAGTGCAAAGCTACATGATGGTACAGGAAGACAGTGGATTGCGGATTTGACAGCTACAAGCTGCACCACAGTACTGGCGAAAGGTCTGGTAGCAACTACGGTCTGCTTCACTGCTCCATTGTACAGGGTTGGCTGACAGCGCCTCGGTTGGCAGCCTGTTGAGAATGCTGGTATTCACAGCAAGGGCTGCCAGGCCATAGTCTGTAAACAGCACAGTTTCCCTTTTGCAGGTTGGGCATGAAATGAATTTGTACTTGGGACACGATTCGTAGAGAATCTGCAGGCACTCCTCGCACACTGAATGGAGACACGATAAGATCCTAGGCCTCTTGTTTGTAAAATTGTACATGTGGCCACAGGTTGGACATTCCAATGGTTCACATGGGGTCGAGGGATGCAGCACATACTGATTTACAATCACTTCATCGGAAGGGGTTTTACGATGGTAACATATTTCGCTGCTAGCTTTCCGTTGACCTGGGTAGATTTTCTCCCGCCGTGGTGGTGGAGGCGTCCTTGGAAGACCCAAGGTGCTTGGAGTGTTATCTAGAGTGGGCATCTCCCCGCAGGCCTGGTTGACAATAATCTCTGAGTCTGAGGGCCAGGCACGTTTGGCAACTAAAGGAGGTTCCCTCCTCGATGGAGGACCATACCGCGGCTGAGAGTTCTGGCATTCCGAGAACTTCTCAGCCTGTATAATCTTCATGGCCTCCATCTTGATTATGACCTGCTGCCCTTTCAGACAAGACAtaagaatttttttcacattactgTCCGCAACTTTGTTTTCTCCTAGAGCCCCCTGCATGTGGCTTGAGTAGGTTTCCAACACTCTCACTGAAAAGAAAAATTAGTTAATTTGGCAAAGCCTTAATTTTGGAGTTGTGTAGCTGGATTCGGGTGGAGACGTCCGTCATCTCCTACAAGGTAACCTAATCCAGAGGTAACCTTTACATAAAGCAGCGAATAATATCCAAGAGCTTTGTCTGCCACAGATCTCTGGGAAAATATGATAATTTTCAGCAAGACAGCTGCAGCGTATGCCGAAATTTTACAGGAACACAGTACAGACAGGCTGAGGTTTACAATATCTCCACATCAAGGGCATCGTGTACCTTGAGAACAGGTGTTCCACCTTTTTCCTTGTTGTGGTGGGTGCGGGGAGGCTGGAGCAAGGTtgtacaaggttttttttttttttcacaaattcctATGTCCTGACTTCTCACTCGCTCCCACTAACAGGCCAGTTGCATTCCAGCAGACCGATGATCACTGTACAAGGCTGGCAGAGGTCAGACATCCATCCAAACAGATTGCTTTTTTAATGAGGCCTCCTTAAGAAGGGGAGGAGGTGTCTTGGAACATGGACCCAACTCCCTCATCTCCTAAAGTCAACTATGTAGATCAATGATTACCACTGGTTCTGCAGAGTTCTGACGTGTTGGACTATCTGCTTTTACCTGTGTACAAAATAAAGAAAGAGGGGGCGTTAGTAActtacattaataaaaaaaaaaacgtttaaaaTAAACACTTTTTTGTGATAATTGAATATATACCgtaagtatacaattgttatcattCAGGAAAAAAATACAGTGATGGCCAGGGCAGTGATGTAAAATCCGCCCATCATTGCCCCTATGTATAAAAACTACTATAAGGGCTCAGTCAGACGAACACACGGcttgagtgctatgcaatgttttattgCACAATGTTTTATTGcacagcactcagaccagtgttattcTATCGGGCAGCTcggatctgtgatttttttttttctcctactgaTTCAGCATTAGAGAACAATCGCAGCAAGCTGCAATGCATCCAGTATTCGGATGGAACTccgccattcaagtctatgggtgcttaTGAAACAGGTCATGAGACTGCAGTCCGATTACTGCGGTCCCAGGCAATggtgaagatggagaaattaatgtatCCATCTTCCTGCTGTGATTCTCTATCATgctagagaatcggatcacactaagttgacacttggctcaaactcttgACAGTGTTTGATCCGAGTGTAATTCGCATAATCGGCCCCAATTCTCTCGCATGACACTCGTGTGACACTGGCCGAATGCtgacacctatgtacaagaatataactaccattaaACAGCTCCTATGTACACTCATGGCTTAAAGTGTTAACACccatgaaattgttccaaaaaatgaagtactacatttctcccagaaaaattattgcaattacacatgctttgttatatatgtttatttccttttgtgtgtattggaacaacacaaaaaagaggaAAACAAGTCAAATTAAGCATTTCACCCAAACCCCCCaaaatgggcaagacaaaattgttggcacatttccaagattgtgggtaaacaactttgtttcaagcatgtgatgctcgttcaagctcacctgtggcaagtaacaggtgtgggtaatatgaaaatcacacatgaaacctgataaaaagagaagttgactcaatctttgcattgtgtgccacactaagcatggagaacagaaagaggagaaaagaactgtctgaggacttgagaaccaaaattgttgaaaaacatcAACAATATGAAAGTCacaaatccatctccagagatcttgatgttccgttgtccacggtgtgcaacataatcaagacgtttacaactcatggcactatagctaatctccctggacatagactgcagagaaaaattgatgaacgtttgcgtccagatggtggataagcaggtcCCAATCATGGTCCAGAaagtcaagctgtcctgcaggctcaggatgcATCACTGTCAGTGCGAACTATCCACCAACATATGAATGAAATTAAAcaatatggcaggagacccagacaGATCCCACTACTGACAAGAGTCATAAAGAATCTAGacttcagtttgccaaaatgtacatgagtaaacaAAAATCCTTTtgagaaagcgtcttgtggacagatgacaccaagatacagctttttggtaaagcacatcattctattgtttaccgaaaacagaatggcgcctacaaagaaaagaacacagtacctacagtaaaaAAGGGTAGCGATGTTTTGggtttgttttgctgcctctggcattgggtGCCTTAACTTGTGCAAGGCATCATCTTAAGATTACTAAAggatttgggtcgcaatgtagtgcccagtgtcagttgtcagaaagctgggtttgcgtcctaggtcattgggtcttccagcaggacaaggaccccaaacataattcaagaagcccccagaaatggattgaAACAAAGCACTGGCAAGCTCTGAAGTGGCATCAATGAGTCCatatctaaatctcattgaacacctatggagaggtcttaaaattgctgttgggagaaggcgccttcacatatgagagaccaggagcagtttgtaagaagagtgctccaaaattccagttgagagatgtaagaagattttaggaagcgattgattgcagttatttattccaaagactAT is a window encoding:
- the RNF208 gene encoding RING finger protein 208, with translation MQGALGENKVADSNVKKILMSCLKGQQVIIKMEAMKIIQAEKFSECQNSQPRYGPPSRREPPLVAKRAWPSDSEIIVNQACGEMPTLDNTPSTLGLPRTPPPPRREKIYPGQRKASSEICYHRKTPSDEVIVNQYVLHPSTPCEPLECPTCGHMYNFTNKRPRILSCLHSVCEECLQILYESCPKYKFISCPTCKRETVLFTDYGLAALAVNTSILNRLPTEALSANPVQWSSEADRSCYQTFRQYCGAACSCQIRNPLSSCTIM